The Phaseolus vulgaris cultivar G19833 chromosome 10, P. vulgaris v2.0, whole genome shotgun sequence DNA window atgaatGAAATAATAACTGAGTAGTATGAATCAAATATAGTAAAGGGTCCCGATATATTAACACCCTCTGCACCCTACACACTTTTGACGCTGCATAAGTGGCATAGGCGTAGCGCCGTGGTGGTGAAATGGCAAAAGTTTTCGGTGGAATGCTTTACAACGATTGGTAGTGATAACTGCTGTAAAATTTCAAATGTAGGTGAAATTAATTGCCGATGCCTTGTCTCTTTTTGGAGTTTGCTGAACGGGAAAAGTGGTTACCCAGGTTCAAAAAAGTTGTTATCCAGGTTTAAAAAACTGGTTACCTATACACATGATGAACATGTGCCACAAAACCAAACCCAATCTCACCCACAATGGTACTTTACAGCGGTTGGTAATGATAACCGTTGTAACATTTCAAATGTAGGTGAAATTAATTGTCATTGCCTTGTCTCTTTTTGGAGTTCGCTGAACGGGAAAAATGGTTACCCAGGTTCAAAAATCTGGTTACCTATACACAGGATGAACATGTGCCACAAAACCAAACCCAATCCCACTGGTGTTTTACAGCGGTTGGTAGTGATAACCGCTATAACATTTCAAATGTAGGTGAAATTAATTGTCATTGCCTTGTCTCTTTTCGGGAGTTTGCTGAACGGGAAAAGTGGTTACCCCCAGGTTCAAAAAACTGGTTACCTATACACAGGATGAACATGTGCCACAAAACCAAACCCAAACCCACTGGTGCTTTATGGCGGTTGGTAGTGATAACCGCTGTAACATTTCAAATGTAGGTGAAATTAATTGTCGCTGCCTTGTCTCTTTTTGGAGTTCACTGAACGGGAAAAGTAGTTACCCAAGTTCTAAAAAGTGGTTACCCAGGTTCAAAAAACTGGTTACCTATTCACAGCATGAACATGTGCCACAAACCCAAACTCACTCCCACCCACGATCCTACCATGGACCAACAAACAACCATTAATGCACACAACAACAAATCAACAATTCATCAACGTTCGATTTCGGTTTGCGTTTACCTCAATGTCGAAGGCCATACAACAACAGATATATGCTCTTACCTTCAATTAAAGGTTCTACCGTTCTCCCTCCCTCCGCAATGTCGACGACAACGGTACCAATGTTTGTTATCTGATTAGATGACACCTTCTACGGTTTCTTCCCTCACTCCGACGGACGTACCCTTCTTTCACCACCGACGACTATGCCCTTCTTTGGAGGATTTCGCCCCAAATTCTTCCGCTTTCACAACAAAGAAAAACTCTGAAATCACCATTCTACCCTCGCATATACTAACACTTACATCGATTTTCACTAAAAATCGACGTTGTCTTGTGCAGTACCATGTGTTCTGTATGTTTGTACACGTGGGCAGCGTAAAAAAAGTGTGTAATGTGCAGAGTGagttaataaaacattttccTATAGTAAATCTAAGGTTTGCATGGAACAAGATTGGTCCTAACATTTGTTATCACTATTTGCAACTCAactctaatttatattttgttattattttaccttgtccttttttattttaaacaaactATATGAACATATAAGCAAATTATTGTCGTAAAAGGTTAATTAAGGATAATAGAATTACAGCATATCTCATAAGTACATAAGAAAACGATTACTTGTTTTGATTAAACAATAGTTGACTCGGTACGTTTGTTAACATAACAACATTAGTTAATACACAAATGAAAAATAACAAGTCTGTAAAACTGGTTAAAAAAGTTTGTTGAAATTAATTTATGcgtaagttaattttaatttatccagaaattaaattttttttctattacacATTCTTGTGAAAAATGTGTTTCAAACACGTCATAATGCTATTATATAACTCAAATTAGTGGGTTTTATGTGGATTATATGAATTATAGTTGTAAGATTGAACAGTTTTGAATGGTACTGAAAGGAAAAGGTTATCACTGTCGCATTATGGTGAAAGGGGGGGACTGAAGAAGGAAAAGCGACGAATTATTCAAATATGTAACTATTAATTATCAACCTTACTCATCAAAACTCAGTGTTATTTTGTCTCTGAATTGACAGCATTTGAAAGTATATACCTAGGAAGATAAGGTAGAATAAATTCCTGATTATCTAGGCATGCAGAGGCTAGTGATctaaactaaaatttaattgaTGTACAGTCAAATTTGGAGCACTTTAAATGGTGATGTGTATGAAAGAAAAGCTCACTTCTATTAGCAAATATTTAAGCATTTTAATCCAATCGTTATGAATTGATTGAGTGAGGCCTTGACCTCTCATTTGAAAAGAGAAAACCTTACCACTTATTTTGGATGCTAATGGCATGAGCTTATAACTCCTAATGGTTATCCAAAATTTTCAAGCAATTACTTTCAAGTGGGTCTTGCGTTTTGACAAAAACTTACTGCATATGCATCAAACATGACATATGACACATCTATTTGACAATTGTGACATTAACTTTGTTCTTATAAAGTCGGATTTTTTCACGAGTGCTTATTTCCTTTCGTCGGTCTTTAGGTTTCACGGTATTTTAGTTATTCAGTTCTTCCATTCTTCTTCAGTTTTAATCAGTGGTGGGGTACCTATAAAGATATTTCGATGCTCTCAAGTTAGTCCAAGTATAATTTGTAAATGTTACGATTGATTGATCATTATCTTTGTCTCTTGGGTGTCTCTCTATTTATACCTTCTGGTTGGACTTTTGTTGGTATGGGCTTGCGCGTAGGACGCAAAACGGGCCAATTACTTATTAATCATGATTTGCAGATTATTTGGAGTGTTAGACGTTTTAAGATCTCTTGTGTGTTTTGTAAGACATGCTGAGAGGTCGAGAGAGTTGTTGACACGACATGTTTGTTGACTACTCAGCAGTCTGGTAGTACACTTGTCCCCAAATTCGAGTAGAATGAAGTTCGAATGGAATGTAAAATCTAAACTTTTGaggtttttttaaagaaaattcatttttttttgtcttagtTTAGGTATGATACGCGAGATACATTGTTGAGAGGTTGAAACATTGACTATGTGTCATCTCGTCCTTTAGAGATAACCTTAAAACTCTCTTTCATGTGGTATACTAGAAGAACTTTGGACCATGAAGTTTTAAGTTAAAGCTAATGAAGTTGGATTAAGAAAGTGTTTTGCCTTTCATTTATTATATGGTCAATTATGCGAACATGACTTGCATCCCAAATGGACCATTGAACCTAATCACCATTGAGAAATCATATAAGGACAATGCATCTTGAAACAAAAGAACCTACCTTTTCAAATTCAGAGTTCCATGTTTGATTTTCTAATGTCTTATTCAACTAGTAGATAAGTATAACACATAAGTTAATTATAAGGCTTAATTAATTGTGGGGTGAGGGGTTTCAAGTATATGCATGTTTGAATCATTACTAGAATTAACATTCTGAATCTTTGAACCCTTCAACGAACTTAGTCTAGACAGTTGTTTCTTTTCTGAGCTGTTTGGATAGGCACTTTTTCACAtgcttaatttattattatagaacAAAGATACCCCCACAATATAACCAATTAGGTGAAGATCCAAACTGCAAGCTAGTGTACCAATTATACTTAACATGGCAAGGAAGACTGTACATGTCTAACAAATTAGTGAGAGTGAAGATTAGGTAGGCTTTGAAGGGGGAAAAGGAAAATGGGATGTGGGAAAGAAGCTAGAAAGTGAATGTACGTGTGTCTCTGCCTGTCATGCTCCCATCATCACTCAGATTacaaagttaaacataaaaatataataggAAAAGACATGGTCATAATTGATACTATCACTCAAATTTGTATACATACTACTTAACAATTTCTCTTTTTTAGGAAATCACATAAcaaatttcttttgtagaatatGAATTTAACCTCCTGAATTAAGGAGTCATTTGATTTTATCATTCATTAATaaccttttttctctttcttttttacaATAATGAAGATCGAATTTAGTATCTTATACAACtgtttcaattttgttttatcaCTAAACCAATTTTAATGAATACACACAGGAAACAATTACTAGGAAATGAGCTGGACCAATACGAGCTGGATTTTAGATTGCATCCCAACTGCTTGTTAAAATGACCCATGCAAATTTTGGGTTAAACGTTGGCAACAAAGAGAAACTAATCATCCAGGAAGAGACCTACTAGTTCTATACCAAAATCAATATAATTTCCCACACCGTAACGTAGCTTTCAATATCAAATTtgtgattaaaattaatttgaaaacatttctcaattatatgtcatcaatagTACTGCAAAACCAATTCCACGAAAAtctaaaacaaacaaacaacacCAAACGTTTCTGTAAATGAAAACTTCCCATCAGCATGTGCAACGTGAAGGTGAACAAGTACTGATGAGAAGACTAACATGATGACTCTTCAAGCATACTATGCTACGGACATATGAACATGGCTGAACAACATGGGGGCCAGTGACCACGTGGCACAGCCTAGTTCAACCACCAATGTTGGTCCTCTTTGCGGGTTTATTCCTGTTCCTTATTATGTTGACCTCCACACTCCCTCACTCCATTTCAATATTACCCAGCACAGCCCCATTCTCTGGCCAGCTTTTCTGAACGAGAAAAAACGATGAAGGTGATTGAATTGAAACCATGCACACAACCATTTTGTTCCTCATGCATATTTTCAACTTATTGTACTACTTTTCCTTTAGTCCTTTATCTGGAGGTTGGAAGTTTATCATATGTAGTGTTCTTATAGGTATTCATGTTATCTTCGTGAATTGTTTTGTCACAGATCTTCAATTGGGTGCAGAAAAGGTTTCATCATAACTCTCTGAAAGGTTTGACCCTCTTTCTATAACTTCTCTCATTTGCAATTTAACAAATCTCATCCTTCACAAGCCTCATTATAAACAAATCTTCATGATTATATATAGGTTGTTAGttctttttcttctgttttTTTCAAGAGAGTGGCAACTTTTCTTCTCTGATGAACTTTGTTTAACCAAGTCAATGGGATTATATGATCCATACTTAATCAACCTTGACTAGTGTCATCTTCTCTTCTAATGAATCCTTTGGTTTCACTCAGATGGGTTTGCTTCAAACATGAAAAAGACTGAACCTATAATTAACAACGCGGACAGCCAAGCTTTGCTGAAACAAGTTGCCCTTACTGAATCACTTGGTGGATGGGAAGACGGAATTCTAACCATTGGCACTCTTGGCTATGATCCCTTGAAGTCCATCAACCCTCACAAAGAATACTTTGCTTTGGAAATTGAAGTTGAACAAGAAGATGGTGAAGGAGAGGACAGCATCATGGTGGATGAGCAGGAGGAACTGAATCCATTGATATACAACACATTTGAGCACAGCCTTGAGAATATTGTTAGTGAAAACTATGATGATGTGGATGTGGTTAGGAGTTTCAACGAAATCGTTGTGGCTCCATCTGTGATTTCTTATGAAGTGATGGAATCATACGATGTGGAGGCtgatgaaaagaagaagaaaggagagAGAATCACATTGGCTGATCTCTTCTTAGCTGATTCTGATGTCAAGATAAAGCTTAACCCTGCCAAAGTCTGCCACCTTGCTTCAAGTGAAAAACCAAACCTTAAAGCAAAACATGGACTCTCTTTTGCCAAGAAGCTCATTCCCCGCGTTAAGGAGAATCCCCATCCAatgaaagatataaaaaaagtaagttACTACCCAAAAAAAATCATGCCCTATAACACTTTCTTATTcaacaaaaaaaacattttttacaatGCACAGACTTTTTACTGCATTGAACTAATATATATTACAATGTAAAACTTTTGGTTGTTTCTTGGAATTTatgtgtatgtatgtatgtagtGTTGGAACCACAGATTGCAGATTTGCTTGAATTAGTTTGATTAAGTAAAATTTGTAATGCTGTGTAGCTGATGAAGAAGATGTTGAAGAGGAAAATCCACCCTGATCTTGACGTTAAGAATCACAAACCAGAAGGTCAGGAAGTGAGTGCAGCAGGACTAAACCTTGATGATAATCACATGAATGAAGGCAATGACTCAAGTTATTTCCTTTCAATTTAAGGTATGGCAGTTCCAAAATCCCTTTTCCTGCAATGCCTTTTATTAGCAAAAGATTTGCAGTAAATCATGGATTGCATCCAGTTTAAGAGTGTTCCTCAtctatggaaaaaaaaaataaaggctTTATTTTCTCATcactaaatttt harbors:
- the LOC137818633 gene encoding protein TILLER ANGLE CONTROL 1-like translates to MKIFNWVQKRFHHNSLKDGFASNMKKTEPIINNADSQALLKQVALTESLGGWEDGILTIGTLGYDPLKSINPHKEYFALEIEVEQEDGEGEDSIMVDEQEELNPLIYNTFEHSLENIVSENYDDVDVVRSFNEIVVAPSVISYEVMESYDVEADEKKKKGERITLADLFLADSDVKIKLNPAKVCHLASSEKPNLKAKHGLSFAKKLIPRVKENPHPMKDIKKLMKKMLKRKIHPDLDVKNHKPEGQEVSAAGLNLDDNHMNEGNDSSYFLSI